Proteins found in one Tamandua tetradactyla isolate mTamTet1 chromosome 1, mTamTet1.pri, whole genome shotgun sequence genomic segment:
- the LOC143673689 gene encoding TRPM8 channel-associated factor 2-like isoform X2 has product MATIPSAAFEALVNGVTSWDIPKDPVPSELLLIGEAAFPVMVNDKGQVLIAASSYGQGRLVIVSHEGYLMDAGLARFLLNAVGWLCTSPGTPIGVHPSLASLVNILQDCGIKAQIETEPGDPLGAYCINAYDDTMTENLIQFVKRGGGLLIGGQAWYWASQHGCDKVLSSFPGNRVTSVAGVYFTDAYGETGHLKVSKEMPKIPLQVRCGEDLSQDQQQLLEGVSELDIKTEGIPSQLLVHGVLAFPLGLDDKLGCFLAASRYGRGRVVLAAHEDILCTPKMKHFLLNAVHWLGRGQSGKVGVNTLLKHLCLLLSEHGLECSLEPHLTSDMCVYCCGAYSDKEAKELREFVAEGGGLLIGGQAWWWASQNPGYSALAGFPGNHILNSFGLSILGQTLNPGCFPLPTPEMRGYHFRRALSEFQALLNNKGGNLEKSWLAKLGIDGAAFLQIPAEGIPVYMSLHRLLRKMLHQSGLPSVSRENPVASDSYEAVVLSLATELARSGTDCSQLAQGLGIRTCSSSLYPSEHPITVEINGTNPGSGDSWVSTGLYLLEGQNAEVSLSEAAATAGLMVQIGCHTDDLTGASKLSRAPVVTHQCCMNRTSQSVSCLWGGLLYIIVPKGSTLGPVHVTVKRAIPAPYYKLGQTSQEEWKRCIQESPASWGELATDNIILTVPTANLRALEDPKPLLHLWDEMMQAVAKLAARPFPFLRPERIVADVQISAGWMHSGYPIMCHLESVQELINETDMRSRGLWGAIHELGHNQQQCGWEFPPHTTEATCNLWSVYVHEMVLGISRAQAHPDLSPPERKKRIETYLDKGAPLEDWSVWTALETYLQLQEGFGWEPFTQLFAEYQTLSDLPEDNAGKMNLWVKKFSEKVQKNLVPFFEDWGWPVKKEIADSLACLPKWQENPM; this is encoded by the exons ATGGCAACCATACCCTCTGCTGCTTTTGAGGCCCTTGTGAATGGAGTGACAAGCTGGGATATCCCCAAAGACCCTGTCCCCAGTGAACTCCTTCTTATTGGAGAGGCTGCCTTCCCAGTGATGGTGAACGACAAGGGCCAGGTTCTCATTGCTGCCTCCTCCTATGGCCAAGGCCGCCTGGTGATTGTCTCCCATGAGGGCTACCTGATGGATGCTGGATTGGCTCGATTTCTTCTCAATGCAGTGGGCTGGCTCTGTACCTCCCCTGGGACTCCCATTGGAGTGCATCCATCTTTGGCATCACTAGTAAACATCCTTCAAGACTGTGGCATAAAGGCACAAATTGAGACAGAACCAGGTGACCCTCTGGGAGCTTACTGCATCAATGCCTACGATGATACCATGACTGAAAACCTGATCCAGTTTGTGAAGCGTGGAGGGGGCTTGCTCATTGGGGGCCAAGCGTGGTATTGGGCCAGTCAGCATGGCTGCGACAAGGTGCTGTCCAGTTTCCCTGGGAACCGGGTGACGAGTGTGGCTGGAGTATACTTTACCGATGCCTATGGGGAAACGGGCCACTTGAAGGTCTCTAAGGAGATGCCCAAGATCCCACTCCAAGTCAG ATGTGGGGAGGATCTGAGTCAGGATCAGCAACAACTCCTGGAAGGGGTCTCAGAGCTGGACATCAAGACCGAAGGGATTCCCTCACAGCTGCTGGTGCATGGAGTGCTGGCTTTCCCTCTGGGGCTGGATGACAAACTTGGCTGCTTCCTGGCAGCTTCCCGCTATGGCCGGGGTCGGGTTGTGCTAGCCGCCCATGAGGACATACTCTGTACTCCCAAGATGAAGCACTTTTTGCTCAACGCTGTGCACTGGTTGGGCAGAGGACAGTCAGGCAAAGTTGGGGTGAACACACTTCTAAAACACCTGTGTCTCCTGCTCTCAGAGCATGGCCTGGAATGCAGTCTGGAGCCCCATCTGACCAGCGACATGTGTGTCTACTGCTGTGGGGCCTATAGTGACAAGGAGGCTAAGGAGCTACGGGAGTTTGTGGCCGAGGGGGGAGGGTTACTGATTGGGGGCCAGGCCTGGTGGTGGGCCTCCCAGAACCCAGGCTACTCGGCTTTGGCTGGTTTCCCTGGTAACCATATCCTCAATAGCTTTGGCCTCAGCATTCTAGGACAGACTCTAAACCCGGGCTGTTTTCCTCTCCCTACACCTGAGATGAGGGGCTACCACTTCCGCAGGGCACTGTCTGAATTCCAGGCTTTATTAAACAACAAGGGTGGGAACTTGGAAAAGAGCTGGCTGGCAAAGCTGGGAATAGATGGTGCAGCCTTTCTGCAGATTCCTGCTGAGGGCATTCCTGTTTATATGTCTTTGCACCGACTCCTGAGGAAGATGCTGCATCAGTCAGGCCTCCCTTCTGTGAGCCGGGAAAACCCAGTTGCCAGTGACTCCTATGAGGCTGTAGTGCTTTCCCTGGCCACAGAGCTGGCCCGTTCTGGAACTGACTGCTCCCAGTTGGCCCAGGGGCTTGGAATCAGAACCTGCTCTTCCAGTCTGTACCCCTCAGAACACCCCATCACTGTAGAGATCAATGGAACCAACCCAG GCAGCGGTGATTCCTGGGTGAGTACTGGACTCTACCTCCTTGAAGGACAAAATGCAGAAGTCTCATTGTCTGAAGCTGCTGCCACTGCTGGTCTGATG GTACAGATTGGCTGCCACACCGATGACCTGACCGGTGCCAGCAAGCTGTCCCGAGCCCCAGTGGTGACTCACCAGTGCTGCATGAACAGAACCAGTCAGTCAGTCTCCTGCCTCTGGGGGGGACTTCTCTACATCATTGTGCCCAAGGGCAGCACACTGGGCCCTGTGCATGTCACCGTGAAGAGGGCCATACCTGCCCCATACTACAAGCTGG GTCAGACATCCCAGGAGGAATGGAAGAGGTGCATCCAGGAGAGCCCAGCTTCCTGGGGAGAGCTGGCAACAGACAACATCATCTTGACAGTACCAACTGCAAACCTCCGTGCTCTGGAGGACCCCAAGCCTTTACTCCATCTCTGGGATGAGATGATGCAGGCGGTAGCCAAGCTGGCAGCTAGACCCTTCCCTTTCCTCCGTCCTGAGAGGATTGTTGCTGATGTGCAGATCTCAGCTG GCTGGATGCATTCAGGATACCCCATCATGTGCCACCTGGAGTCGGTGCAGGAGCTCATTAACGAGACTGACATGAGAAGCAGAGGTCTGTGGGGAGCCATCCATGAGCTGGGCCACAACCAGCAGCAGTGTGGATGGGAGTTCCCCCCACACACCACCGAGGCCACCTGCAATCTCTGGTCAGTCTACGTGCATGAGATGGTCCTGGGTATCTCCAGAGCTCAGGCCCACCCTGATTTGAGTCCTCCAGAACGAAAGAAGAGGATCGAAACATATCTGGACAAGGGAGCGCCCTTGGAAGACTGGAGTGTGTGGACAGCTCTGGAAACATATTTACAG CTCCAGGAGGGCTTTGGGTGGGAGCCATTCACCCAACTCTTTGCTGAGTACCAGACCCTCTCTGACCTGCCCGAAGACAATGCTGGCAAGATGAACCTATGGGTGAAAAAGTTCTCTGAAAAAGTGCAGAAGAATCTGGTTCCTTTCTTTGAGGACTGGGGCTGGCCTGTCAAGAAGGAAATAGCTGATAGTCTGGCCTGTCTGCCCAAGTGGCAAGAAAACCCCATGTGA
- the LOC143673689 gene encoding TRPM8 channel-associated factor 2-like isoform X1, translating to MATIPSAAFEALVNGVTSWDIPKDPVPSELLLIGEAAFPVMVNDKGQVLIAASSYGQGRLVIVSHEGYLMDAGLARFLLNAVGWLCTSPGTPIGVHPSLASLVNILQDCGIKAQIETEPGDPLGAYCINAYDDTMTENLIQFVKRGGGLLIGGQAWYWASQHGCDKVLSSFPGNRVTSVAGVYFTDAYGETGHLKVSKEMPKIPLQVRCGEDLSQDQQQLLEGVSELDIKTEGIPSQLLVHGVLAFPLGLDDKLGCFLAASRYGRGRVVLAAHEDILCTPKMKHFLLNAVHWLGRGQSGKVGVNTLLKHLCLLLSEHGLECSLEPHLTSDMCVYCCGAYSDKEAKELREFVAEGGGLLIGGQAWWWASQNPGYSALAGFPGNHILNSFGLSILGQTLNPGCFPLPTPEMRGYHFRRALSEFQALLNNKGGNLEKSWLAKLGIDGAAFLQIPAEGIPVYMSLHRLLRKMLHQSGLPSVSRENPVASDSYEAVVLSLATELARSGTDCSQLAQGLGIRTCSSSLYPSEHPITVEINGTNPGMKWRGSTQRIMGKWRGWLTFQDVAGSGDSWVSTGLYLLEGQNAEVSLSEAAATAGLMVQIGCHTDDLTGASKLSRAPVVTHQCCMNRTSQSVSCLWGGLLYIIVPKGSTLGPVHVTVKRAIPAPYYKLGQTSQEEWKRCIQESPASWGELATDNIILTVPTANLRALEDPKPLLHLWDEMMQAVAKLAARPFPFLRPERIVADVQISAGWMHSGYPIMCHLESVQELINETDMRSRGLWGAIHELGHNQQQCGWEFPPHTTEATCNLWSVYVHEMVLGISRAQAHPDLSPPERKKRIETYLDKGAPLEDWSVWTALETYLQLQEGFGWEPFTQLFAEYQTLSDLPEDNAGKMNLWVKKFSEKVQKNLVPFFEDWGWPVKKEIADSLACLPKWQENPM from the exons ATGGCAACCATACCCTCTGCTGCTTTTGAGGCCCTTGTGAATGGAGTGACAAGCTGGGATATCCCCAAAGACCCTGTCCCCAGTGAACTCCTTCTTATTGGAGAGGCTGCCTTCCCAGTGATGGTGAACGACAAGGGCCAGGTTCTCATTGCTGCCTCCTCCTATGGCCAAGGCCGCCTGGTGATTGTCTCCCATGAGGGCTACCTGATGGATGCTGGATTGGCTCGATTTCTTCTCAATGCAGTGGGCTGGCTCTGTACCTCCCCTGGGACTCCCATTGGAGTGCATCCATCTTTGGCATCACTAGTAAACATCCTTCAAGACTGTGGCATAAAGGCACAAATTGAGACAGAACCAGGTGACCCTCTGGGAGCTTACTGCATCAATGCCTACGATGATACCATGACTGAAAACCTGATCCAGTTTGTGAAGCGTGGAGGGGGCTTGCTCATTGGGGGCCAAGCGTGGTATTGGGCCAGTCAGCATGGCTGCGACAAGGTGCTGTCCAGTTTCCCTGGGAACCGGGTGACGAGTGTGGCTGGAGTATACTTTACCGATGCCTATGGGGAAACGGGCCACTTGAAGGTCTCTAAGGAGATGCCCAAGATCCCACTCCAAGTCAG ATGTGGGGAGGATCTGAGTCAGGATCAGCAACAACTCCTGGAAGGGGTCTCAGAGCTGGACATCAAGACCGAAGGGATTCCCTCACAGCTGCTGGTGCATGGAGTGCTGGCTTTCCCTCTGGGGCTGGATGACAAACTTGGCTGCTTCCTGGCAGCTTCCCGCTATGGCCGGGGTCGGGTTGTGCTAGCCGCCCATGAGGACATACTCTGTACTCCCAAGATGAAGCACTTTTTGCTCAACGCTGTGCACTGGTTGGGCAGAGGACAGTCAGGCAAAGTTGGGGTGAACACACTTCTAAAACACCTGTGTCTCCTGCTCTCAGAGCATGGCCTGGAATGCAGTCTGGAGCCCCATCTGACCAGCGACATGTGTGTCTACTGCTGTGGGGCCTATAGTGACAAGGAGGCTAAGGAGCTACGGGAGTTTGTGGCCGAGGGGGGAGGGTTACTGATTGGGGGCCAGGCCTGGTGGTGGGCCTCCCAGAACCCAGGCTACTCGGCTTTGGCTGGTTTCCCTGGTAACCATATCCTCAATAGCTTTGGCCTCAGCATTCTAGGACAGACTCTAAACCCGGGCTGTTTTCCTCTCCCTACACCTGAGATGAGGGGCTACCACTTCCGCAGGGCACTGTCTGAATTCCAGGCTTTATTAAACAACAAGGGTGGGAACTTGGAAAAGAGCTGGCTGGCAAAGCTGGGAATAGATGGTGCAGCCTTTCTGCAGATTCCTGCTGAGGGCATTCCTGTTTATATGTCTTTGCACCGACTCCTGAGGAAGATGCTGCATCAGTCAGGCCTCCCTTCTGTGAGCCGGGAAAACCCAGTTGCCAGTGACTCCTATGAGGCTGTAGTGCTTTCCCTGGCCACAGAGCTGGCCCGTTCTGGAACTGACTGCTCCCAGTTGGCCCAGGGGCTTGGAATCAGAACCTGCTCTTCCAGTCTGTACCCCTCAGAACACCCCATCACTGTAGAGATCAATGGAACCAACCCAGGTATGAAATGGAGAGGAAGTACCCAGAGGATTATGGGGAAATGGAGGGGTTGGCTGACTTTCCAGGATGTTGCAG GCAGCGGTGATTCCTGGGTGAGTACTGGACTCTACCTCCTTGAAGGACAAAATGCAGAAGTCTCATTGTCTGAAGCTGCTGCCACTGCTGGTCTGATG GTACAGATTGGCTGCCACACCGATGACCTGACCGGTGCCAGCAAGCTGTCCCGAGCCCCAGTGGTGACTCACCAGTGCTGCATGAACAGAACCAGTCAGTCAGTCTCCTGCCTCTGGGGGGGACTTCTCTACATCATTGTGCCCAAGGGCAGCACACTGGGCCCTGTGCATGTCACCGTGAAGAGGGCCATACCTGCCCCATACTACAAGCTGG GTCAGACATCCCAGGAGGAATGGAAGAGGTGCATCCAGGAGAGCCCAGCTTCCTGGGGAGAGCTGGCAACAGACAACATCATCTTGACAGTACCAACTGCAAACCTCCGTGCTCTGGAGGACCCCAAGCCTTTACTCCATCTCTGGGATGAGATGATGCAGGCGGTAGCCAAGCTGGCAGCTAGACCCTTCCCTTTCCTCCGTCCTGAGAGGATTGTTGCTGATGTGCAGATCTCAGCTG GCTGGATGCATTCAGGATACCCCATCATGTGCCACCTGGAGTCGGTGCAGGAGCTCATTAACGAGACTGACATGAGAAGCAGAGGTCTGTGGGGAGCCATCCATGAGCTGGGCCACAACCAGCAGCAGTGTGGATGGGAGTTCCCCCCACACACCACCGAGGCCACCTGCAATCTCTGGTCAGTCTACGTGCATGAGATGGTCCTGGGTATCTCCAGAGCTCAGGCCCACCCTGATTTGAGTCCTCCAGAACGAAAGAAGAGGATCGAAACATATCTGGACAAGGGAGCGCCCTTGGAAGACTGGAGTGTGTGGACAGCTCTGGAAACATATTTACAG CTCCAGGAGGGCTTTGGGTGGGAGCCATTCACCCAACTCTTTGCTGAGTACCAGACCCTCTCTGACCTGCCCGAAGACAATGCTGGCAAGATGAACCTATGGGTGAAAAAGTTCTCTGAAAAAGTGCAGAAGAATCTGGTTCCTTTCTTTGAGGACTGGGGCTGGCCTGTCAAGAAGGAAATAGCTGATAGTCTGGCCTGTCTGCCCAAGTGGCAAGAAAACCCCATGTGA